GCTTGTTCAAAAGATGTTTAAAACTAATTCCAGCAGGTGCCACAAGCCAGTCATGGATGTGGATTAGATCGAAATTAAAATCCTTGTTTGCAGCACCAAGGCGTCTCTCTAAAAAATGATTGAACAAAAAAGCCCAAGTGAGAAAGTTCGGGTGTCCTACTTCGGTTTTGGAGCGGTAAACCTTGAAACCTTCAACCTCTTCATAATCCGGTGCTCCAGGAAAATCTAAGGTAACAACACCTACGTCATTTCCATCCTTTGCCAACGCCTTTGCTAATCCAAAAACATGACGAGCAATTCCTCCAACAATTCTGGGTGGAAACTCCCAAGACAACAAACAAATTTTCATAAATCACACTTTGTCCTTCGCTGCTATTGCTTTAAGCTGTTTGACTCTAGCTTCAACAACTGTTAGAAGCTTTCTGCGAAGTGTTTCGCCAACAAATTCTTCCTTAGCTATAGACGCTATCTTTTCAGCCAATTTCTTGTCGCCTAAAACTTGACTCAGCCACGTCTCAAAGTCGCCTCTTTCCACATGATATTGAAGTGACTGAACAGGGACATTGTTGAGTGCTTTGGCAAACTCAAGCAAGTCATGAGTCGTCACGTTAGTTGGTCGTGCAAACTCATAGAAGAAAGTAAAGCCTTTATCGGAAGGCAGCCGCCGCAGAATCCACCTGGCTGCAAGTTCAGGTTTCTGCAATTCTTGTAAAATTCGAGCCTCAAAATTAGAAAGTATGTTAGAGAATGAAACGAAAGCGTCGATTGGATTTCCTGAGGGATTAAAGTAGGAATGTACGTCTCCGGGTCCTTCGCCTTTTACACTCATATAGTACAAGTGGTCACTCATCTGGAAATACCGCCAAAGCCTCAGCCAATCTTTATCCCCTAAACCCTTTACGAAAGGTTCCAAGCCTTTTAAGAGCTCATAAGAAACTCTCTGCATCGGGCTACTGATCCATGCGCTTGGGTCACGTTCAAGATCAGCCCACGAAACAGTATAATAATCATTTACGTCGATCTCTCCAACTGGTTGATGGAGACGTACGATCTCGGAAGGAGTTCGCCAGTACAAATGTTCCCACTTGAGTACTTCACCGGGTAACCATTTGAGAAATTCGTGAATTCCAGTTTCTGGCCAATGATGCTCCCCGAAAGTCTCATAATCGATGAAAATGACAACCGTTTGTCCTTGTATAGCTGCCAGCCAACTTGCATATTTCTGAGCGGTTAGAGGCCACTCGTTCCACCATGTTGAAGAGAAACGGAAGCCAATGTCATCTGACAAGCGATAGTTGCGAAGCAAAACAGGAATAGAAGAACCTTTTGCTTTATACAAGTAGTTTGGACTTCGCCAACCTAGAATGCGTTCAACGCCTTCTGTTATGATTGCCTTATAGCCCATGTCTGCGACGGTTTTGGCGATGGCGTTGTTGTAGAGGCATTCAGTGTTTTCGAAGACTTCGGGTTCATAATCAAATAAGTCTTTCACCAACTGGCGATGCATCTTCACCTGTTCAACAAATTCAGATCGATCGGTGCCGAAGAGGCTGGCAAGAGAATGATAATACGTTTCGTCTAGAAACTCTACACAACCCGTCTGCGCCAACTGCTTAAACGATTCAAGAAGACTTGGATTCCAGCTTTTACACTGCTCAATAAAAACTCCGGAAATCCCATAAGAAATCTTAAACTGCTTCCCTTCTCGTTTAAATCTTTCAATCTCGTTGAAGATTATATTATTTGCAGGAAGATAGCATTTCCTCGCTGCGCGATTGAAAATGTGTTTGTTAAGGGTATTGTCAAAGTAGAGTTCGAAGAGGTCTTTCTTGGATGCTGGTGGTCTTGCCAATAGGTCTAGGTGGAAATTTCGGTTTAGCCGCAGTGGCTGATGAACCTCGAACATTAGACAGATGTCAGTCAAAGTTTTCACGACCTACTGGTTAGTTTTATTGTTCCAGAGTAATATCTCTCCCTTTTTATTTAGTTTCCTTACTAGAAAAATTTTCTAGAACATCCCTCTCAAAGCTCGGTCGCTCAAACAACACGTCCTCAACGTAAACCCTTAAGGGTTCAGCCACACTCCATGCTTGAGAGATACAGCCCCCAGGTAAATACGGCAGGTCGCCATCAAAAACTTCGCTTAAAGTCCCAAGTCCAGCACATAACATTTGCTCCTTAAAAAGGGGTTGAAGAAAGTTTTCAAAAGCGAATCTTCTATAGTTTGCATCAGAGTTTTTTACTTTTAAGAAAGCTGTGACGAAAGGCCCAATTAACCAGGGCCATGCAGTACCGTTGTGGTAGGCATAGTTCC
This genomic interval from Candidatus Bathyarchaeota archaeon contains the following:
- a CDS encoding DUF5752 family protein, which translates into the protein MTDICLMFEVHQPLRLNRNFHLDLLARPPASKKDLFELYFDNTLNKHIFNRAARKCYLPANNIIFNEIERFKREGKQFKISYGISGVFIEQCKSWNPSLLESFKQLAQTGCVEFLDETYYHSLASLFGTDRSEFVEQVKMHRQLVKDLFDYEPEVFENTECLYNNAIAKTVADMGYKAIITEGVERILGWRSPNYLYKAKGSSIPVLLRNYRLSDDIGFRFSSTWWNEWPLTAQKYASWLAAIQGQTVVIFIDYETFGEHHWPETGIHEFLKWLPGEVLKWEHLYWRTPSEIVRLHQPVGEIDVNDYYTVSWADLERDPSAWISSPMQRVSYELLKGLEPFVKGLGDKDWLRLWRYFQMSDHLYYMSVKGEGPGDVHSYFNPSGNPIDAFVSFSNILSNFEARILQELQKPELAARWILRRLPSDKGFTFFYEFARPTNVTTHDLLEFAKALNNVPVQSLQYHVERGDFETWLSQVLGDKKLAEKIASIAKEEFVGETLRRKLLTVVEARVKQLKAIAAKDKV